In the Burkholderia multivorans ATCC BAA-247 genome, GCCGGCGCGCTCGCCGATCCGGCCGACCAGGCCGTGCTCGTGTTCGAAGGCGATTCGCCGGCCATCGCCGAGTCGTTCGCGCGTGCGGATCCGTATGTGCAGAACGGACTCGTCAAATCGTGGCGCGTGCGGCCGTGGCGCGTCGTCGTCGGCAAGCACGCGCCGCGCTGATCGCGGCTACAGCCACCCTGCGCGTTTGAAGCGCCACCACAGCGCGAGATCCGCGGCGACCATCACCGCGATGCAGCCGTAGAACCCGTATTTCAGGTGCAGCTCGGGCATGTTCGCGAAGTTCATCCCGTAAATGCCGGCGATCATCGTCGGGATCGCGAACAGCGCGGCGAACGAACCGAGCCGCTTGGTCACCTCGTTTTCGGCGAGCGAGATCATCCCGAGATTCACCTGGATCGCCGTCACGACCATCTCGCGCCGCCCTTCGATCGTCTTCACGATCCGCTGCAGATGGTCGTACACGTCGCGGAAATAGTTGACCATCCCGCTGCAGACGTTCGGAATGCGGCCGCCCGTCAGCTTCGCGAGCGGCTCGATCAGCGGCGCGGTGTGCTGATACAGCAGCACGAGCCGGCGCTTCAGCGAATAGAGATCCTCGATGATCGCGCGCGACGACGCCGTCGTCGCCTTCGCGAAGATGCGGTCCTCGAGCTCGTCGAGCTCGTTGCCGAGTGTCTCGAGAATCGGAAAGTAGCGATCGACGACCTGATCCATCAGCGCATAGAACACGAACGCCGACCCCTCGCGCAGCAGCTCGGGCTCGCGCTCGCAACGCTTGCGCACTTCGCGGAAATCCTGCTCGGTATGGTTGCGGATCGACAGCACATAGTTCGGGCCGACGAACAGGTTCAGTTCGCCGACCTTGAATTCGCCGTCGTCGTCGAGCTCGACCGTATGCAGCACCGCGAACAGCGAATCGCCGTACTCCTCGATCTTCGGCCGCTGATGCCCTTTGCGTGCATCCTCGAGCGCAAGCTCGTGCAGCCCGAACTCCTCGCCCATCAGCTCGAGCTCCTCGGGCGTCGGGTCCTTCAGCGCGACCCACACGAAGCATTCGGGCTTCGATACGTAGTCGCTGATGGCCTCGATCTCGATGTCGGCGAGCTTGCGGCCGTCCTGATATGCAGCGCAGTTGATCAGCATGTTGTCGGATGATGTTGCCGTTTTCCCGTCAGTTTACCGGTTTGCCGCGCGCGCGGCCGGCTTGCACCGTGCGCCGATATTGGTCATGATCGGACTCTCGCGCGTCGCCGCCCGCGCACCGGTACGCACGGCCGGGCGAACGCGACCATGCAGCGCAACCGTCAAGGAGGCAGACCTATGTGGTATTTCGCGTGGATACTCGGGATCGGCGTCGCGCTCGGCTTCGGCATCGTCAACGCAATGTGGCTCGAAGCCGAAGTATTCTCGCGCGACGGCCGCCGCGCCGCGCCCGCTTCGCATGCCGGGAGCCGCCGCTCGTGACGCATCTGGTGTTCTTCTGCGGCCACGCCGGCACCGGCAAGACCACGCTCGCGAAACGGCTGATCCGGCCGCTGATGCGCGCGACCGGCGAGGCCTTCTGCCTGCTCGACAAGGATACGCTGTACGGCCGCTACAGCGCCGCCGCGATGGGCGCGCTCACCGCCGATCCGAACGATCGCGACAGCCCGCTCTTTCTGCAGCATCTGCGCGATCCCGAGTACCAGGGCCTGCTCGATACCGCACGTGAAAACCTCGCACTCGGCATCAGCGCGATCGTCGTCGGCCCGCTGTCGCGCGAGGTGCGCAACCGGCGCATTCTCGATCGCGCCTGGCTCGGCATCGCGCCCGACGTCGCGCTGACGGTCGTCTGGGTGCATACCGCCGAAGAAGTCGCACGCGAGCGGATCGTCGCGCGCGGCAACCCGAACGACGCATACAAGCTCGCGCACTGGGACGAATACCGCCAGCGCCGCTTCGTGCCGACCGGCTCCGAATGCGACGGCATCGTGATGTTCGACAACACCGCGCCGTCCGACGCGGACATCGACGCACTGCTGGTTCGCATCGTACCGCCCGCTCCGGCCGCGACGATCGTCCCGCCGCTGCCGGCCTGAAGCGCGCACGCGCCCTTCCCTGCGCCGAAACGACGACGCCGGACGTGCAGCTGCACGCCCGGCGTCGTCCGGCCCTCTCGGTCTGGTCTTGTCGTTATCAGGCAACCGCGTGCACGCGCTCCATCGTGCCGCCGTCGTACAGCTTGCCGAAGCGGTTCGCGAGGAACGCCTTCAGCGACACCTTCTCTTGCGGGATGAAACCGCTCTGCGGCAGCTTCTTCTCGCGGAACAGGTCCAGCACCGCGCACATCGCGCCGGCGGTCGTGATCTGGATCGCGCTCATGTGCATGCCGCACACTTCCTTCGCGAAGATCTTGCGCGTGAACACGTCCTGCACGAGTTGGCCGTCCTTCACGCCCGTCACCGTGATGAATACCAGCACGACGTCCTGCTTCGTCGACGGCACCGCGCGGCGCATGATCGACTTCAGCGTGTCGCGATCGCTCGACAGGCGCAGGTCCTCGAGCAGGAACTGCACGAGATCGCGGTGCCCCGGATAGCGGACCGACTTGTAGTCGAGCGACTCGACCTTGCCCGACAGCGTCTCGCACAGCGTGCCGAGGCCGCCGGACGTATTGAACGCTTCGTATTCGGTGCCGTCGAGCGAGAAATGCTCGAGGCCTTCGAGCGGCTGCACCCACTGCTTGCGACCGTCGCGGATCGCTTCGCACGGCTGGCAGTATTCGTTGATCAGCCCGTCGACGCTCCACGTCAGGTTGTACTTCAGCGCGTTGGTCGGATACTCGGGCAGCGCGCCGACGCGCATCTTCACGTCGCGCACCTCGGTGAAGCCGTTCACGAGCTCGTGCGCGGCCAGGCCGATGAAGCCCGGCGCGAGGCCGCACTGCGGCATGAACGCGCGATCCGAGCCTTCGGCGAGTTCGCGGATCGCGTGCGTCGCGCGCACGTCTTCGGTCAGGTCGAAATAGTGGACGCCTGCGGCCTTCGCGGCGGCCGCCACGTTCACGGCCAGGTAGTACGGCAGCGCGTTGATCAGCGCATCGAAGCCCTTCACGGCTTCGCGGATCGCAGCGGCGTCGGCCGAGTCGACCCGCTGCGTCGCGATGCCTTCGCGCGACAGCTTCGCGAGCGCGTCTGCGTCGCGGTCGAACGCGACGACTTCGTAGTCGCCCGTTTCGCGCAGCATGTGAGCAATGGTGTGGCCGATCAAACCGGCGCCGACGATGGCGATTTTCATGCGCTTATCTCCTGATGATGGGTTGGTGTTGTGGACGGCGTCGAGCCATGACCCGCAGTGTAGAGATGCGCAAAATCAGTTCCAAGACGAAGAATGATGCGAAACGACCGATAATTTCGACGCAATGACGACACGTTTCGCCGAAACGACGAAACGCTGTCGAAACGGCCGTGTCGCGCGGCGCGGCGCGCGCGCGCGACGTGCCGATTCGCCGCACGCGCAGGCGCCGGCCGGCAAGGGAAATCACGAAGGAAAAGCGGCAGTTGATGGCGATCGAAACGCCGATCGCTGCACATCGCACACCGTGGTAACGACAATCGCGAGCGCATCCGGCGAGCGCCGATCGAACTGCCTCACGAAGGGCAAATGACGTTCGCCGATCGCTCGATCGGCATCGTCATGAAGGACAGAGACGCTTATCCCGAAGGGGAAATGGCGGACGCGTATTCGCGTCGCGCGACGCGACGAACCGCACGACGACTCGCCCGATACGCGCGGCTTGCGGCGCACCGCGCACTCAGCCGCCGATGGTCCCGCGATCGATCTTGCGCGACAGGATGATCGACGTCGTCGTGCGTTCGACGCCTTCGAGCGTGCCGATCTGGTCGAGCAGATCGTTGAGCCGTTCCGGCGAATCGGCGCGCAGCCACGCGACGTAGTCGTATTCGCCGCTCACCGCGCATAGCAGCTGCACCTCAGGCATGCGGTCGAGCTTGCGCAGCACGTCCTTGCCGAACTTCGGCGTGAGGATGATGCCGACGTACGCGTAGATGCTCGCGTCGAGCACGTCCTGGCCGAGCCGCACGCTGTAGCCCGCGATCACGTTCGTGCGTTCGAGCCGCGCAATGCGCGCGACGACGGTCGTGCGCGCGACGTCGAGCTGCCGCGCGAGATCGGCAACGCTCGCACGCGCATTTGCTTGCAGCAACGCGACGAGTTGCCGATCGAGATCGTCGAGCTGGTCGAGACGGGGTGGGCGCATGAGGCTGTGCGCGGCGCCGTGCGCCGGCGAAGTGGACGTGCCGCGATGATAGCGCGAACGCCGCTGCGCCCGAACGCCTGCACGCACCGACCTTTCAATTTCGATTCGTATCGGATGTAAGCAAGTGTCGCATTCGCTGCCGCGACGCGGGCAACGTGCTACTAATAGCGGCGACGCGAGAGGCGCGCGCGGCAACGGCCGCCACGCCCGCTCGCAAGACACCACCCGGAGAGCCAACCATGAAGAAAATCTCGCTCACCCTCGCTACGCTCCTCGTTGCCGCCGGCGCCTTCGCGCAGACGCCGCAGCCGCAAACGTCCGCTTCGGCCGCGACGACGTCGGCCGCGTCCGCGCCGAGCGCGGAGCAGCGCGCCGCACGTCGCGAAGCGCGCATCGAGCAGCGCATCAAGTATCTGCACGATCAGCTGAAGATCACGCCGGCACAGGAATCGCAATGGAAGACGTTCGCCGACACGATGCGCGACAACGGGGACACGATGGGCCGTCTCTACCGCGCGCGGATGGAAAGCCGCAACGTGTCCGCCGTGGACGACATGAAGCAGTACGC is a window encoding:
- the corA gene encoding magnesium/cobalt transporter CorA — encoded protein: MLINCAAYQDGRKLADIEIEAISDYVSKPECFVWVALKDPTPEELELMGEEFGLHELALEDARKGHQRPKIEEYGDSLFAVLHTVELDDDGEFKVGELNLFVGPNYVLSIRNHTEQDFREVRKRCEREPELLREGSAFVFYALMDQVVDRYFPILETLGNELDELEDRIFAKATTASSRAIIEDLYSLKRRLVLLYQHTAPLIEPLAKLTGGRIPNVCSGMVNYFRDVYDHLQRIVKTIEGRREMVVTAIQVNLGMISLAENEVTKRLGSFAALFAIPTMIAGIYGMNFANMPELHLKYGFYGCIAVMVAADLALWWRFKRAGWL
- a CDS encoding AAA family ATPase, which encodes MTHLVFFCGHAGTGKTTLAKRLIRPLMRATGEAFCLLDKDTLYGRYSAAAMGALTADPNDRDSPLFLQHLRDPEYQGLLDTARENLALGISAIVVGPLSREVRNRRILDRAWLGIAPDVALTVVWVHTAEEVARERIVARGNPNDAYKLAHWDEYRQRRFVPTGSECDGIVMFDNTAPSDADIDALLVRIVPPAPAATIVPPLPA
- a CDS encoding YciI-like protein, translated to MHFQLIYDLVDDYLARREAFRAEHLALARAATERGELVLAGALADPADQAVLVFEGDSPAIAESFARADPYVQNGLVKSWRVRPWRVVVGKHAPR
- the cydX gene encoding cytochrome bd-I oxidase subunit CydX, translating into MWYFAWILGIGVALGFGIVNAMWLEAEVFSRDGRRAAPASHAGSRRS
- a CDS encoding Lrp/AsnC family transcriptional regulator gives rise to the protein MRPPRLDQLDDLDRQLVALLQANARASVADLARQLDVARTTVVARIARLERTNVIAGYSVRLGQDVLDASIYAYVGIILTPKFGKDVLRKLDRMPEVQLLCAVSGEYDYVAWLRADSPERLNDLLDQIGTLEGVERTTTSIILSRKIDRGTIGG
- a CDS encoding saccharopine dehydrogenase family protein translates to MKIAIVGAGLIGHTIAHMLRETGDYEVVAFDRDADALAKLSREGIATQRVDSADAAAIREAVKGFDALINALPYYLAVNVAAAAKAAGVHYFDLTEDVRATHAIRELAEGSDRAFMPQCGLAPGFIGLAAHELVNGFTEVRDVKMRVGALPEYPTNALKYNLTWSVDGLINEYCQPCEAIRDGRKQWVQPLEGLEHFSLDGTEYEAFNTSGGLGTLCETLSGKVESLDYKSVRYPGHRDLVQFLLEDLRLSSDRDTLKSIMRRAVPSTKQDVVLVFITVTGVKDGQLVQDVFTRKIFAKEVCGMHMSAIQITTAGAMCAVLDLFREKKLPQSGFIPQEKVSLKAFLANRFGKLYDGGTMERVHAVA
- a CDS encoding Spy/CpxP family protein refolding chaperone; the encoded protein is MKKISLTLATLLVAAGAFAQTPQPQTSASAATTSAASAPSAEQRAARREARIEQRIKYLHDQLKITPAQESQWKTFADTMRDNGDTMGRLYRARMESRNVSAVDDMKQYAELAQANADGAKKLADAFAPLYDSFPAEQKALADTTFRSWLHHGGEHRRKGNAKEGKAAAAPAASAPAQP